Proteins encoded together in one Cervus canadensis isolate Bull #8, Minnesota chromosome 7, ASM1932006v1, whole genome shotgun sequence window:
- the LOC122444740 gene encoding uncharacterized protein LOC122444740, whose amino-acid sequence MYELEAGAEDSTIWRGGTARPLGGRRVRWAVPAGGPRRGVVQEERGGLSPGLPEQQPQRVGVLSWGPQQLRGLKLGVEEQGGVGPAVQEEGGVGPGVQERGGRGHEPSLGVVWGPPDGADWRRPPPWTGSAGWPVVQEEGLGPRKQHQEKGEGSPAVQERGEARTGVQERGEGSPRRLLQQPEQLSELGEGSWERRNELESSGEPYWESCGHLRREAVVLGAVPARRKRLELLGRARPVGPRGPEGEGRLGVQEANWLPGVQEGQVVRAVQETYLDGKGSQEGEGPPEGHRLRRRRRRRRW is encoded by the exons ATGTATGAGTTGGAAG CGGGCGCAGAGGACAGCACCATCTGGAGGGGCGGGACCGCGCGGCCTCTGGGGGGCAGGCGAGTGCGTTGGGCAGTGCCGGCTGGGGGCCCCAGGCGGGGAGTTGTGCAGGAAGAGCGCGGCGGGCTCAGCCCAGGGCTGCCGGAGCAGCAGCCGCAGCGGGTCGGGGTTCTCAGCTGGGGCCCGCAGCAGCTTCGCGGGCTGAAGCTCGGCGTGGAGGAGCAGGGGGGCGTGGGTCCGGCGGTGCAGGAGGAGGGCGGGGTGGGCCCGGGGGTGCAGGAGCGGGGTGGCCGGGGCCACGAGCCCAGTCTGGGGGTGGTGTGGGGGCCGCCGGACGGCGCGGACTGGAGGCGCCCGCCGCCGTGGACTGGCTCCGCGGGCTGGCCGGTGgtgcaggaggaggggctggggccccGCAAGCAGCACCAGGAGAAAGGGGAAGGTAGCCCCGCAGTGCAGGAGCGTGGGGAGGCCCGCACCGGGGTGCAGGAACGGGGGGAGGGGAGCCCACGCCGGCTGCTGCAGCAGCCCGAGCAGCTGTCCGAGCTCGGGGAGGGCTCTTGGGAGCGCAGAAACGAGCTCGAAAGTTCCGGGGAGCCGTACTGGGAGAGCTGCGGGCACCTCAGACGGGAGGCGGTGGTCCTGGGAGCGGTCCCGGCCCGTCGCAAGAGACTCGAACTGCTGGGGAGGGCCCGGCCAGTGGGGCCCCGGGGGCCTGAAGGGGAGGGACGTCTGGGGGTGCAGGAAGCGAATTGGCTGCCTGGGGTACAGGAGGGACAGGTGGTGCGGGCTGTCCAGGAAACCTACCTGGACGGGAAGGGGTCCCAGGAGGGGGAGGGGCCCCCTGAGGGGCACAGGCTCCGGAGGCGCAGGCGGAGGAGGAGGTGGTAA